The DNA sequence AATATCATAAACCACATCTCCATAATAATAAACCCTTTTCTCATGCAACCCTAAAGTCGTAAAAAAAACACCCCTCACACAAGTCTAAGAGGACTTAGTAATAAATAGTACTCTACAATATGTTCGTCCTATTTACACAATATTATACAATACCAAGACCAAAAGTTTTGATCTTTAGGTTGCCCATTCACCATTTTAATAAAGATTCTACTGGGCTACCATTACACAAAGTTTAATTTGTATagtattaaaaatcaataaaatatccaaattattaaaaaactaataaattaatgatatgtaaataagtaataaaataagcaaatataaataaaattcataccTAAAATTacttagaaaaataattaatcaataataacAAAGAGAAGAGTTTTAGCTCTTTTACAGATATCTCAAAACACACGAATCAAAACCCATGTAtataaaattcatcaaaatacattaaaaatgtaataaaaaagattaaaattgagGAGATAACACATTGACATTTATGTTGTTAACgcaacaatattttttaatttaaattttttttgacacaaaacaataagtatttttatttaagattaATAGTCAGTAATGTGCACTGGTGTGAAAAAGCATCACGAGCTCAACAATATTATGTCTTTATCTTGAGTAGGTTTTGATCCTGGATCtccaaaaaaatgaatttttttttacggTAATGTATAAATATTTCATAACACAAAACAATAGTTGATTTATGATAGTTATAAAATCATGTCACGTGCATGGCACGTGGCACAAAAGGAAGAGGTTTGTTCGATTGGGCTTCGGATCGGATCGGAAGTTCTGGAAGTCGACTTCCGTCCTTTTTTTTCCCACACGAACTTAAAAACGAACTGGAATTTAACCATCAACGAATCGAAAACAAAACGAATTAAAGCGAGAAAAATCCCAAGCTCTTCTCCTCCGCGATTTGAACCAAGAACCCAAGCCCTAATGAGAAGGATCACCGTTCTTGGAGCTCAGAGGAAGGCCTAACCTCGTGGTGGCTGTGGCAGAGGAGGAGGAGTGGGGAACGGGTGGCATGGCGGCGGAGCTTGGGCAGCAGACGGTGGAGTTCTCGGCGCTCGTTCGAAGAGCGACGGAGGACTCATTTCTTGCGCTTAAGGAGCTTGTGGAGAGGTCCAAGGCGCCGGAGGAGCAGTCGGATTCTGAGAAGAAGATTGAGCTTTTGAAGTATATTGTGAAGACTCGCCAGCGGATGCTGCGTCTCCATGTGCTTGCTAAGTGGTGTCAGCAGGTCAGCGCTTTTTCTTTTTgctgttttcttttcgaaatttgGGTTGGAGACGATGAATCTGGTTTCCTAGGGTTTATCTGGAAAGGATTGTTTTTGCTGCTTTAGGGCTTTAGGAATGAATTAGGGTGGAGGAATCATGAGCCTGAAGCTGGTAGTCAGGCTTCTGCATTGAGGCGTAATAAATTTGGGTGTCTATGAAGAATCAAATTAGGAACTTGAAATTCTTGGGGTTTACCCGAGAAAGATTTATTCTTGTTGCTTTAGGGATTTTGGAATGGATTAGGGGAAGAGATATCAGGAGTTAGTCATGGTAATCTGGTTTTGGCATTGGGACTTTATAAATCTTTGTCCTGGAGATGGTGAATCAAGTTAAAAAGAAACTTGAGATTCTTAGGGTTTGTCCAAGAAaggttttttgtgtttttgttgctGTAGGGCTTTTGGAATTATTTAGAGGAAGAGATATTGTGTGCCATCAGGCTTCTGCAATGAGGCggcataatttttttcaatggagGTAAAGAATTAGGTTAAAAACTTGTTTATCCAAGAAAGGTTCATTTTGTTGCTTTAGGGTTTCTGTAAATATTTAGAGGGAGATATCTCGTGAACCTGAAGCTCAATGGGCACAACAGCAGGAATTAATTGTAACAATGTGGCTTGTGCAGTGAGACCTATAAGTTTTGGGTGTGTATACAAAGAATCGATGTAGAAACTTGTCGTTTTGAGGTTTTAATGGGCAAAGGCTTGATCTTGTTGTTTTAGGTCTTTTGGAAAGAATTAGGTCAACAGTTATCATGAACCTGATGGTCAATGGCCATAAATCAGGAATGATTGTGGTAAAGTAAGGTTTGTACATTTATACCCATAGTTGTCGAAGGCGTAAGGCGTAAGGCGCATCTAGGGGCTAGGCGTTTGTGCCCTCCTGAGAGAcactgataaaaaaaattgaaaaatagtttatgttatatgttttaatttttttttaatgtcctaAGATTAATATCATAGaagacataaaaatataaacatacaaaataattttcaaatgttcaatacaaaatgcaataatatgatataatgGATGCATTGAGTCATGAGTCCCAACTTGTATAATAAAATCTAGTGtctatcatcattatcatcaccaccaacatcatcaattttctcttcaaatttatcattctCTTTATCTAAATAATCATCTCCAAAATTTTCTTCGGCATCATCACCATCTTTAAGAAATTAGGTGGGTTCTCAAACTAGCAAATGACACCTCGTCTTTCCCCTTTGATGGCCTAGAGCTGAAGGGCTGAGTTTTGTATTCTGCTTGACGGTGGTTGCCCTAATTTTAAGTGGATTTTGATtgcttgttttagttttatatagGCTTTTCTTATTTTCAGTCACCAAGATGTGTGGACAATATTTAAAGTTgaagtaaaaataagaaaatgtaaCAAAATTGGCAAATGCTATGGGGTGTGCCTAGGCCCTCACCAAACGTCTGGCATGTAAAGGCACGCGCCTTCTTAACATCGCCCGCCTGACATGCATAAAGGTGCATGCCTTTGAGCCTTGTGTGCCTTGCGCCTTGAGCGTGCCCCTCTGACAACTATGTTTATACCAATATCATTCCCTATCTGATAGACCTCGCATTTGGCTGAATGAAGAACTCTGTAATGAGAATTTGACAGATGATTTTAATCTTATTGCTTTGAGATTCTTTGACACGTTCTGCTGGTAGTGAACTAGACATACACTATATTACTTTACTTGGAGTGGGTTGAATTTGTGTGGCTGCTTTTTCCAAACTGTGCTTCACTAGAGTATCTGAAGgttttatatctttttgatgTGAATGTGGCGAAATACTTGCTGTATTGCGATCTTTAGTTCTGTTATATTTCTATAGAAATGGATGTGAGGGATGCTAATAAGGAGACATGGTTCACCTTTTGTTTATCTTGTTCTCCGATTTGTGTCAAAATGACATAGTTTGTACTATTTCAAGCATGTTAATACCTTGCTTTTCTCTTTAAAAGCTTGAAGGTTGTCAAAAGATGACAAGCTTGGCTGCTTGCTCAATTAGTATACCTTGTTCTTTGTGGGGCTTAGATTATGGAATTTAGGTACAGGATTGGCTGCTAACGTACATATAACTATGTGCTGTTATATTTGTTATACACACAGAGAGATTGATTCTTACCTCGACAATTTAACCCTCAAAGCTTGAACAAGAAATTTATACTGCTAGTATTTGACATGAGCTCCTTGCTTTACATATAGTTGGCTTATAATGTATTCCCTAGAGATATTGTGAACCACTAAATTGTTAGAGTTCCCTTCTCTTTGTGATTGGGGCTAGGCTACCATTTAGGTCTTTGAGCTTGGAGGATGCCCCCAACAGGCCCTCCTTCATTCCGTTTGGAAGTTCAGGGGGATGCTGTGATTTTAACTAGTGATATCTGTAGTCCTGATCCATGTAATGttctaaattataaattctGATTTCTACAGGTTCCGTTGGTTCAATACTGCCAACAGCTCTCATCAACTCTTTCCAGCCATGATACATGTTTTGTCCAGACGGCTGATTCACTATTCTATATGCATGAAGGCCTCCAGCAAGCTCGTGCTCCAGTGTTTGATGTTCCTTCTGCACTTGAGGTTCTTCTTACAGGGAATTATTGGCGGTTACCAAAATGTATAGAAGATTTGGGAATGCAGAGCGTACTTGCTGAGGATCAGCAGGGGCCCACTCTGCAGAAGTTGAATGCTCTTCTGCGATCAAAACTTCTTGAAGTTTCAATCCCTAaagaaatttctgaaatttcagTGTCTGATGGTACTGCTGTTATTCGCGTGGATGGGGAGTTCAAGGTGATCCTTTCTTTGGGTTATCGTGGCCACTTATCTCTTTGGAGGATACTGCATTTAGAATTGCTTGTTGGTGAGAAAAAAGGGCCTGTTAAACTTGAAGAAACACGGCGTTATGCACTTGGGGATGATCTGGAGCGTAGAATGGCTGCGAGTGACAATCCTTTCATGATTTTGTATACCATTCTTCATGAGTTTTGTGTTGCCCTTGTTATGGACACTGTCATTCGGCAGGTCCAGGTTCTACGCCAGGGCAGGTGGAAAGATGCGATACGCTTTGAACTTATTTCTGATGGTTCTTCTGGACAAGGGGGAAATTCTAATGTTATGCAATTATCTCAAGATGGTGAAGTTGATTCTTCTACTCTAAAAACCCCTGGGTTGAAGATCTTTTACTGGTTAGATTCTGAGAAGAATGTCGCAGGATCTGATTTGACTTCATCTCCATTTATCAAAATTGAACCAGGGAAAGATCTGCAGATAAAGTGTCTGCACGGTTCCTTTGTTATAGACCCATACACAGACAAAGAGGCTGAATTTTCACTTGATCAAAGTTTCATTGACATAGAAAAGCTCTTGCTAAGAGCTATATCTTGCAACAGACATACTCGGCTCCTGGAAGTTCAGAGAGAGTTGAGCAAAAATGTTCAAATTTGCCAGACATCTGGTGATGTTGTTCTGAAGCGTGGAGGCGAATTTGATGTTGGCTTCTGGAAGGTTGGTTTTTTGTCAAAGATTTTAGAAATCCCAATTATTTGCCTTCACctatgcttttgatttttttcacatgtCAATGATTTATATTTCAGTCAGTAAGGTAGAAAGCAGTGttgaaaattttatctttaGGTGCATTTGCAGATCTACTAATTTCAGTGATTTTCTGATATAAGTAAAAGAGGAAATGCTTAACGAAAACTGGAGCGTAGAATATATCGATTGAAGTAGATGATATTAGCAATAGTATGCCATTATATGTATAATTTCACAATTGCTCAGATTATGAGATTGTTGCTACATATCTATCATGGCTTCATTGACTTGTAATGTTGGTATTGACTTAAAGGATTGTTAAGATTGTCACCCATGTGAAACATTTGGAGGTAAAAATTTTGGCCCATGGTCAAATTGTTAGATCATGGATGAGTAAGTGATTTTTACCCAAAATTTCTGTATAGCTTGTCTACTGCTGTTTTACCGTGTTGTTGATAGACCCTTCTTTGCTGGTTGCCTTCCTTTATAGATTGTTTTTTGGCTGATGTTCCGTTGCTACCTTGTGTCCTATGTATTGTTATCACTAAGtgaggttttatttttttttattattatttttattttaaaaatctgtTCTGCAGTAATGCTGTGGGTATGAACATTAGTCACCATTAATTTTTACTTTAGTTTTTGCCTTTATTTTTCTCCGCTTTCCTTTTTGTGGCAAAAAGACTATGCAAGTTttctaattataatattatttgtcgGATAAGGTCCATCATAGGTCGTGATAGTGTTGTTAGACACAAGTTTGAGTCTTTAATCATTGAGAGAGTGAATCTTTGTTGGATTCTAATCCATTCTATTTATGTGAATAGCCAATAAAATTCTAGAAAGTGGGATAGatttaaaaactcatttcttagcAATATAGATGTGTAAAGATTCAAGAATTCATGTAGACACGTGAGTCAAATAGagagttagagatcattgtagTAAAATTGGGATAAATATTTAcatcttattaaaatttaaattaaagtcaaataaaattcttaaaatcATGACAATTAGTGAGAATCATTATTAAAAAGATTGGAAAGATAAGAATCAATTTATAAGGATTAGCAGAAGATGAAGACCACGGAGTttaaaagagggaaaaaaagaTAAGGCAATTCTTATATTAAAAGATTGAGATTgaaaatctaaaacaaaaattaagatggTGTGGGGTTGGTGAAACCAGGACCCTCTAATCTTAGATTAGTCAATATAAAGTTGGGTCATACGGAGAAAATGTGATTTGAACATGTTGTCAGTGATTTCCAAATTTTCCTAGATTCACCATATGGGTAACACTGCAATCAAGATCCCTTTAAAACTCTGTTTATTAGAACTTGAGAACCATTTCTAATGAAAAAGatctaaaattctaaaaattactAAGCATACGACATAAGATACTCAGGTCATTGttcaaaaagttaaaaagaattattataGTACTTTCAAGCATAAAGAATTATTATGACACTTTCAAGCATAGAGAGTTACATGCTCCAAAGCAATAACTCTAATGGTGATTACTGGTTAATACTCAAGACAACATATaacaaattttgtttatttaagaaaaattatatgtatgaaaatgaaaactaaTTTAGCTTACAGAGCATGATTTGTTTGATATGGCACTGCTATAGCATTATCAAGTTTACATGGCCCTTTTTCACTTGTTTGTTGCTTTCAGTGGATTAGTCAAATAGATCAATAGATTGGTGGTCCATATCATATTTTCCTTCCCTAGTTTGGTTAACTTAGTTTTCTCCCAATCCGCATCGACATCTTCTGTATTTTAGATGGAATTGTGGATCATACTGGATATTGCTGATCTTGATTTTGTCATCTTGATTTTGATTGTGACAGTGCCTGTTTGTATGTTTCTAATGCTAGATTGTTTCTGCGTCTCTTAGATGctgttatttaataattttttttttcctgcgGTTAAGTTGAAATGTATGCCCTTTATGAGGATTGTGTCTGGTAAAAATAATTGTGTCGTATGCTTAATATGGAGGTGCTTGTATAGACTTTGgctccatttttattttatagtcaGATTTTCAAACTTCAATGGAGGATTACTGTCCATTGAATAAGTGAATTCACCCTTATCATTGTTTACGTAATGTATCTTGAAATGCCTTTGTTTATGTTGGCCATCTATTTGCAGAAGGATGCTAAACCTCCTGATGAGTTTTATTGTGGAGATGAAGTATTGCGGGTGCGAGCTTATGGTGCACTATATATTACGCTTGGAATAAATATCAGGTTGCTATTCTCACCTAAGAAATCACAGCTATTTTGCATGATCTTCTTTTCAAGTATGGTAGAGTTTCATGGAGAAGTGGGACAGTAAATGacatttgttgttctttttcttgaaattatatattaaagtgATAGGCTGTTCCTTTTGCTGGTTCTCTGAAATTCAAGCCTTTTGATAGTTTATCCCTgcaatatgtttatttttgtaacTTTACATTAGTTTCACTCACTCCTCAAAATTTACCTCCAAATGATTTTAACTAACTAAACCTTAACCCCAGTATTCTACCCTCCAACCAAACTCCTTATGAGATAGTTGTACCCAAAATTAAACTGTTTAGTTTACTAGTCTCAAACTGTTTGTTTTTGGTCTCATATAAAATTCTGTAATACTTCCAAAaatcatcttcatttttttcttgtaacGGTTCCTTGTCTTGATCTTATGTCAAGTTTATGATCATAtggttttgaattttgattcacATTCTATACCTGTGCAGTTTTTGGTCAGTTCAGTAACCATTTAAATGGCTGCATTTGCACTCAAACGTTACATTTTAGCATACATATTGTGTCAATAATTAACAATTCTTTTTAAGGGTTTTGTGTAGTTGCGGTGTTCAGTAAATATTAAGCCTCAGTATCAGTGTTTGTTGTTGTATTGTTGTAACTTAAGAATCAAGAAAGCAGTTGCATTTGGACAGTATTGAACTTATACCTTGTGTCTTTAGTGTCATTGAGCAACATTCAGTGGCCATATACTCTAGATACCCTATCTACCTTGCTCTATGTTTACCTTTGGTAACTAAATTTGTTTAGCAATTGGATGCCTGTCTCTCAATAGAACATTACAAGTCACTAATCATATTACATATGCCGCATATTAAGAAATTTTGTTGTACATGTTCTCTTTGATTTTGTTCATTAATGTGAAATTCCTAGCCTTGGTCCATGATGATGATTAGAATTCTTGagttaaactctatgttttgttGGTAATAACTGGTAATTGTTACTCTTGTAAATTTATACTCTTACGAGGATTTTTCCATTTTCATCTTGTCTTTGATCACTCACCATTTCTGAGGAAACCTTTCCTAACACTGGTTAAttcaatcaatttaattttatctcACTAGAGCGAACTTCTCCTTATGATTTCCATGGAGGCGTACATAAAATTTTACCTTAACTGCTGGTTTGATTGTTTTCATCTAATCTCAGAATTCCTTGTTCCAGACAACTTTTATTTTCTTGGGAGGAGCTTGGTGACTGTTGCTTAACTGAACACTTGACCATgtgattcttttttatttcataatatcTTTAATACCCATCGGATTTTatctgtttttttaatgaagtatACAGTTGTCATACATTAAATTAGTGTGCCCTCACCGGTTGGTGAATTCTAGTATTCTCATTATTCCTGCAGCTTCTACTTAGCTCTGTTTTTGGTCAACACTTCAACTAATATTAGTTCCAATTTGGCTATATTATCcaattttcaataatatttatgCATTTCTAAGCTTTGAATGGTTGACTCCAAGTCTGCAACACTTCTACAAAATACATTCTTCAGAACATGATTGCACTTATTTggcctttttactttttagacctcCTACCCTTTCATTATTACTATTCTTATTATAAATGACAGGAATGGTCGTTTCCTTCTTCAATCTCCTAAAAATAATCTCGAACCATCCATGCTACGAGATTGCGAGGAAGCTCTAAGCCAGGGTAGCATGACTGCCGCTGAAGTATTTACAAGCATGAGAGGCAAAAGTATCTTGCACCTTTTTGCATCAACTGGCAAGTTCTTGGGTCTTAAGGTAAAGCACCTGTCATTTTTCCTCTAGTTTATTCAAGTTTAACATTGATACCAGGCACATAGCATTTAGTCTGAttcatacatataaattttcacACATAAGTGAATTTTTACTAGGCCATGTACATGACATAGGAGTGCACTAAGCAACCTTTTGGTAAAGGATTCTCTTTTTTTAAGCCAGAAATGTTTGTTTTTTGATAAGTTGAGCACACCTTTGGGTCCAAaaattcatgtttggattcactTATGGATGAAAcctgaaagaagaagaagaagtgcaTAAGTTAAGCACTTGAAAAAAGTAccataagttaagcacttttttctGAGTGAGTCCAAATGGACCTAAAATCAGCTGAAATAGAGCAAGAGTAATCTTCCATCCTACAGAGCCTCCTAATTTCTTTAAGGTAGTCTTTATATTATCTTGTGCCACATCAGCTAGACATAGTGGAGGTGTTAGAGTGATCATGGCTGCAGTTATTTTCAATCATATAAATGGCATCCTTTTGCCTATGAATCACACATGTATGAAGTGCAGCTATAAATTTAAGTATGAAGCAACATCAAATTGGATTTTACTTAGAGTATGCTCCAGAAATAGGAagtatatataagtatatattacATGCTTGAAAATGTCCACCACACAGACTGTCAGACAGTAGCACACTAGAGTGGAAACTTCATGATAACCAGAGAATAGATGTCTAGGGTCTTTACATGTGAGTTACAAAAGATGCTATTGGGGTTGACATGGATATGTGGGCACACCAACGCAAAATCATATTGTTGTGGATCATTTATGTTGTGTGGGGCATTTGGTGGGCATTTGTAGGCATAGCAGAGTGCCTGAAAGAGAGCTAGTGATGCACAATAAAGCTCGGGATGACACTATTCCTGGGACACTAattctttgattaaaaaaaaaatactgaacaGTTGTATGTCTTCCAGAGGCAAAAAGTAGAAACTGCAGGTTTAAAAGATTCTGAGAATTATGCTTTAAGGAACATACTTTAATTGGCAAATGAGTTGAGTTTGAGTTATACATTTTgatatctctttattttttttggttgaaaatttttctttttacctcCAAAAGATATTGACAGATTAATTGAAAACCTTTGCCTTTCCTTCTTATGTTTTATGCcttaaaattccctttttagGTTAAGTTAAAGATCAGGCTCTTCTTTGGATCTTTTTCTATTATGATGTTCTTAACCTTTGACATTGTAATTGTTGGGACGTAGTGGCtcaggtccatagtcccacatcgcctgtgagacCAATTCTCTCTAGCTTCATATACCCTTACCAAACCTTCCCCAtaactgcagttatggagaagttagggtggtgggtccctatgtaacatggtatcagagctgggTCCCACGTCGATGCCGGGCTGTGCCTTGGATGagctaggatcttgggtcccacatcccGTGGGCCCGGGGGGTGCTGGGACGAGGTGGCTCAGTCCATAGTCCCCACATCGCCGTGAGATCAATTCTCTCAGCTTCATATACCCTTACCAAACCTTCCCCAtaactgcagttatggagaagttagggtggtgggtccctatgTAACAGTAATGAAGCTTGTGTGCTTAATGAAAATGTTGACTTTTTGCAGGTTTATGAGCAATGCTTGAGTACAATGAAGATACCTAAGTCCATATTGCATGGCCCTGATTTTTTACTAATGGGCTTCCCGCAGTGTGGGAATTCCTATTATTTATTGATGCAACTTGATAAGGACTTTAAACCACTATTTAAGATGCTTGAGACCCAACCTGATCCTGAAGGGCATTCCCATTCCATTGGTGATGCCATTCATGTTATCCGTTGTAGTATAATTGACATTGCTCAGATGCCAATGGCCGAAGATGAGATGAATCTGAGTCTGCTCAACTGGGATAAACTAACGTccatcccaaacctaagttccAATCAACATTCAGATCATGTTCTTTCGAAGTTGGGTCTTGATCCTGTCCTGCAGCTTACTGGGTGTTCACCATCAAGCTTCTCATCTCTGGTTGATGAGGTTTTTGAGTTTGAAAAAGGTCCATCAGGAACTTTCCCTATTCAGAACCATATTCCAGCATTGCCTGCAGCTCCTTTACCTCAGTTTAACTCTCTTCCACCTAATAATCACACAATTAAGGCTGGAATTAGCTCCACCAAGTGGGAAGGCGGATTGCAAACTACTCAAATTATTAGCAGTGGCAAGGTTTCTGCTGGTGTTTCTGGTTCAAATAGTGCATTATATACATCCAGCAGTATAAAAAGTTTACTCAGCAATAGTCCAAATTTGCTTCCTACTTCAAGTCCGGCACGGAATTCACCAATTCAGAGATTATCAATGCCAAAACCTGATCAAGATCCAAGCTCTCATAAGTCTCCCCACCCATCTGAACTTGGTCCATGTCCTGCCAATGAAGAAGGCCAGTCAAACTTGATGCTTGAATGCCCCAAAGAAATTGGTGTTATGACTGCAAGTAGACAGTCTAGATTACTGTCTCCACTCCTAACAACTGGTGTTCAAAGTTCTGCTCTTGTAACAttgccaagtgccaaagcaatTACTGGCCCAAGGAGCTCTTTGACTGATGATTCACTTGGAACAATCAGAAATGCTGGATCAAACTCATTGTCTACGACTCCCCTATGTAAGAGCCATGATTCAGAAAactgaattatttattttatttttttatgatctcTTTTGTCTCATCGGTATCTAATATTACATACATTTGACTTGATGATACAATTGTTGCAGGCCAAACAGCCCTGTCTGATTCTTATTCTTCCAGCCACACTTTCTCCAGAAACGAGCGAACTTCAAGGAAGAGATCTCTCTCAGATGTTCTGAAGATGATTCCATCAGTTCAAAGTCTAGAAGGTCGTACTGATATGcgaaagagaaggaaaattgTTGATTCATCTGGTTCCCGTCAGGGTGATGTGCAATCATTTTCTTCAGTTTTGAGTGCCAAACATGATGAATATGTCTATGGAAATCTTCTTTCTGAAGCAAATCGTGGCGCGGTTCTCtcaaatatttatgtttcaGCTCTTCTTCACGTAATAAGGCACTGTTCACTATGTATTAAGCATGCTCGACTAACCAGCCAGATGGATGCTCTGGACATTCCATATGTTGAGGAAGTAGGTCTGCGGACTCCCTCTTCTAACTTGTGGTTCAGATTGCCTTTTGCCATGGATTATTCATGGCAAAATATATGCTTACGACTTGGTAAACCTGGAAGTATGTGCTGGGATGTCAAAATCAATGATAAACATTTCAGGGAGTTATGGGAACTACAGAAGGGAAGTACCACCACTCCATGGGGTTCTTGTGTTCGTATTGCCAATGCATCTGATGTGGACTCCCATATTCGTTATGATCCAGAAGGTGTTGTGTTGAGTTATAAAACAGTTGAAGCTAATAGTATTGAAAAACTAGTGTCCGATTTGCGTAGGCTTTCTAATGCACGTTTGTTTGCATGTGGCATGCGGAAGTTACTTGGTGTGAGGTCTGATGATAAGCTTGACGATAGCAACAATAGCTCTGACAATAAGTTGCAAATTGTTGTAAAAAGTGAGGTAGTATCTGAACAAGTTAAAAGGACTTTCAAGATTGAAGCAGTTGGTCTTATGAGTTTGTGGTTTACTTATGGCACAATGCC is a window from the Dioscorea cayenensis subsp. rotundata cultivar TDr96_F1 chromosome 2, TDr96_F1_v2_PseudoChromosome.rev07_lg8_w22 25.fasta, whole genome shotgun sequence genome containing:
- the LOC120276963 gene encoding mediator of RNA polymerase II transcription subunit 14; this translates as MAAELGQQTVEFSALVRRATEDSFLALKELVERSKAPEEQSDSEKKIELLKYIVKTRQRMLRLHVLAKWCQQVPLVQYCQQLSSTLSSHDTCFVQTADSLFYMHEGLQQARAPVFDVPSALEVLLTGNYWRLPKCIEDLGMQSVLAEDQQGPTLQKLNALLRSKLLEVSIPKEISEISVSDGTAVIRVDGEFKVILSLGYRGHLSLWRILHLELLVGEKKGPVKLEETRRYALGDDLERRMAASDNPFMILYTILHEFCVALVMDTVIRQVQVLRQGRWKDAIRFELISDGSSGQGGNSNVMQLSQDGEVDSSTLKTPGLKIFYWLDSEKNVAGSDLTSSPFIKIEPGKDLQIKCLHGSFVIDPYTDKEAEFSLDQSFIDIEKLLLRAISCNRHTRLLEVQRELSKNVQICQTSGDVVLKRGGEFDVGFWKKDAKPPDEFYCGDEVLRVRAYGALYITLGINIRNGRFLLQSPKNNLEPSMLRDCEEALSQGSMTAAEVFTSMRGKSILHLFASTGKFLGLKVYEQCLSTMKIPKSILHGPDFLLMGFPQCGNSYYLLMQLDKDFKPLFKMLETQPDPEGHSHSIGDAIHVIRCSIIDIAQMPMAEDEMNLSLLNWDKLTSIPNLSSNQHSDHVLSKLGLDPVLQLTGCSPSSFSSLVDEVFEFEKGPSGTFPIQNHIPALPAAPLPQFNSLPPNNHTIKAGISSTKWEGGLQTTQIISSGKVSAGVSGSNSALYTSSSIKSLLSNSPNLLPTSSPARNSPIQRLSMPKPDQDPSSHKSPHPSELGPCPANEEGQSNLMLECPKEIGVMTASRQSRLLSPLLTTGVQSSALVTLPSAKAITGPRSSLTDDSLGTIRNAGSNSLSTTPLCQTALSDSYSSSHTFSRNERTSRKRSLSDVLKMIPSVQSLEGRTDMRKRRKIVDSSGSRQGDVQSFSSVLSAKHDEYVYGNLLSEANRGAVLSNIYVSALLHVIRHCSLCIKHARLTSQMDALDIPYVEEVGLRTPSSNLWFRLPFAMDYSWQNICLRLGKPGSMCWDVKINDKHFRELWELQKGSTTTPWGSCVRIANASDVDSHIRYDPEGVVLSYKTVEANSIEKLVSDLRRLSNARLFACGMRKLLGVRSDDKLDDSNNSSDNKLQIVVKSEVVSEQVKRTFKIEAVGLMSLWFTYGTMPVTAHFVVEWESGKEGCTIHVSPDQLWPHTKFLEDFINGAEVASFLDCIRLTAGPLLALNHAIRPARMPGPVNPGPTPGLKQNTQGGLPSASSSVTTQPSASMATAVVPPLGNQNLHASTMLSAAGRGGPGIVPSSLLPIDVSVVLRGPYWIRIIYRKKFAVDMRCFAGDQVWLQPATPPKGGPSAGGSLPCPQFRPFIMEHVAQGLNALEPNFSAGAHTGGHLPAGNANPSSTTQNLPQNSNRSMTNAGPMTRPTSGAGGQVTNGLSRISNAMLASSGISTGLSGVPLRIPPGAGVPVHVRGELNTAFIGLGDDGGYGGGWVPLAALKKVLRGILKYLGVLWLFAQLPDLLKEILGSILKENEGALLNLDQEQPALRFFVGGYVFAVSVHRVQLLLQVLSVKRFHHQQQQQQQTQSNTQEELTQTEITEICEYFSRRVASEPYDASRVASFITLLTLPISVLREFLKLIAWKKGLPQAHAGDIAPAQRARIELCLENHSGSISGDNSSSTKSNIHHDRAHNSVDFALTFVLDPAHIPHINAAGGAAWLPYCVSVRLKYSFGENTHISLLGVEGSHGGRSCWSRLEDWEKCKHRVQRSVEFTNGNSAADITSQGRLRLVAENLQRSLQISLQQLRDGALSSSSTAT